In Nicotiana tabacum cultivar K326 chromosome 2, ASM71507v2, whole genome shotgun sequence, the following proteins share a genomic window:
- the LOC107822314 gene encoding putative serine/threonine-protein kinase, with translation MDWSCFGAFQSCKNNRETQVQELATNNVRLFSYNSLRSATGHFHPSNKIGGGGFGVVYKGVLRDGSRVAIKCLSAESKQGTKELLTEINIISDTRHPNLVQLIGCCVESGNRMLIYEYLENNSLACALLGSKGKRVALDWPKRVAICLGTASGLAFLHEEATPPIVHRDIKASNVLIDENLQPKIGDFGLAKLFPENVTHLSTQVAGTVGYLAPEYALFGQLTKKADVYSFGVLLLEIISGRSSSKAAFGVDLLILVEWVWKLREEGRLLDIVDPELIEYSEAELLRFIKVALFCTQAAPTQRPNMKQVIEMLSKEVNLNEKLLTEPGVYRPHSSKRSSYSSLQKSSSRDKKGVQSVNPFATSTKFESFQSVTQMLPR, from the exons ATGGATTGGAGTTGCTTTGGTGCTTTTCAATCATGTAAGAACAATAGAGAGACTCAAGTCCAAG AGCTTGCCACCAACAATGTGAGGCTTTTTTCATATAACTCATTGAGATCAGCAACAGGACACTTCCATCCATCTAACAAGATAGGAGGTGGCGGTTTTGGAGTTGTTTATAAG GGAGTTTTGAGAGATGGAAGTCGTGTTGCCATTAAATGTCTCTCTGCTGAATCAAAACAAGGGACCAAGGAATTGTTGACAGAGATTAATATTATTTCAGATACTCGACATCCAAATCTTGTTCAGTTGATTGGTTGTTGTGTTGAGAGTGGCAATAGAATGTTGATATATGAATACTTGGAGAATAACAGCCTTGCCTGTGCTTTACTTG GTTCTAAAGGTAAACGTGTTGCCCTGGATTGGCCCAAGAGAGTTGCTATATGTTTAGGTACAGCATCTGGTTTAGCATTTCTTCATGAGGAAGCAACACCACCAATTGTTCATCGAGATATTAAGGCCAGTAATGTCCTTATTGATGAAAACCTTCAACCTAAAATTGGCGATTTTGGTCTGGCAAAGCTTTTCCCTGAAAATGTGACTCATCTTAGTACGCAAGTGGCAGGAACAGT AGGATATCTTGCTCCCGAGTATGCCTTGTTTGGACAACTCACAAAGAAGGCCGATGTCTACAGTTTTGGAGTTCTTCTACTTGAGATCATAAGTGGAAGAAGCAGTAGTAAAGCAGCATTTGGAGTGGATCTCTTGATTCTGGTGGAATGG GTATGGAAGCTTAGAGAAGAAGGGCGGCTACTAGATATCGTTGATCCAGAGCTAATAGAGTATTCAGAAGCTGAATTACTGCGCTTCATCAAAGTAGCTCTTTTTTGCACACAAGCAGCACCTACCCAAAGACCTAACATGAAACAAGTGATTGAGATGTTGTCTAAAGAAGTTAACCTCAATGAGAAGTTGTTAACTGAGCCAGGAGTCTACAGACCACATAGCTCGAAACGATCAAGTTATAGTAGTCTGCAGAAATCATCCTCCCGGGACAAGAAAGGGGTGCAATCTGTTAATCCATTTGCAACATCAACAAAGTTTGAGAGTTTTCAGAGTGTCACACAAATGCTTCCTAGATAA
- the LOC107822315 gene encoding clathrin light chain 2, translating into MSSQSAHDYAADGGAAVTPPLDDDGYEVVKGAGEDSGNHYFGSQPMMSDEADQSSTGESGPILPPPERMVAEEGFALKEWRRLNAIWLEEKEKREKEIVREIIEEAEEYKAEYYRKWKLRCENNIAANREKEKLFLANQEKFHAEANKTYWRAIGELIPKEVPTIEKKGKKDKEKKPSINVIQGPKPGKPTELSRMRQILVKLKHNPPAHMTPSPKPSSEPGKDAKTGANTPAVSSSARPQATAAP; encoded by the exons ATGTCATCACAGTCAGCACACGACTACGCCGCTGACGGCGGGGCTGCGGTGACTCCGCCGTTGGACGACGATGGCTACGAGGTGGTCAAGGGTGCAGGTGAAGACTCGGGGAACCATTATTTTGGTTCGCAGCCGATGATGTCTGATGAAGCTGATCAGTCGTCCACCGGAGAAAGTGGACCGATTCTCCCTCCGCCGGAACGTATGGTGGCGGAAGAGGGCTTTGCCCTCAAAGAGTGGCGGCG ATTGAATGCAATATGGCTTGAGGAGAAGGAGAAAAGGGAGAAAGAAATTGTAAGGGAAATAATTgaagaagcagaggaatacaaAGCAGAGTACTATAGGAAATGGAAACTTAGATGTGAAAACAACATAGCTGCTAACCGGGAGAAGGAGAAG TTATTCCTGGCAAACCAAGAGAAGTTCCATGCTGAAGCTAATAAGACTTATTGGAGAGCAATTGGAGAGCTTATCCCAAAGGAGGTCCCGACGATAGAAAAGAAGGGAAAGAAGGATAAGGAGAAGAAGCCATCCATCAATGTCATCCAAGGACCCAAGCCTGGGAAGCCAACTGAGCTCTCTAGAATGCGTCAAATACTTGTGAAACTCAAACACAACCCACCTGCGCATATGACGCCTTCACCAAAACCATCTTCAGAACCGGGAAAAGATGCAAAGACAGGAGCGAACACTCCTGCTGTCTCTTCCTCTGCAAGACCTCAAGCTACTGCAGCACCTTGA